The Pseudanabaena yagii GIHE-NHR1 genomic interval CAATCAACACATTCTGTTGATCGCGAACCCGCATTCTCACCCCATAGGGAATCTCGCCGATCACTTGGCAACCAAGGACGAGTAGTAATGACCATTCAGGATTTGCTTCAAGATTTGTGAAGTAATTACCATCAGCCCACACGGTTGCATAGAGGCGTAAGTGGCGATCGCCTAATTGAAAATCTTGATAGGCAGCCTTAGCGGAAGGGGGAACCTGCACATTCAAATGGGTCAATTCACTAATTATGGTTTCTAACTCCATTTCCGAAGAACGTAACCCTAAAGAACGCATTCCTAATCCATAACTAGGTTGCCAAGTCGGTAACAGATGCCAAGCTAAGTTTTGGGCGATGTCATCCAATTGCTCTTGCAACCATAGTCCTGTATTCAGGATTAGCTCCGTGATATTAACGGATGATTCCGTAACCGTCTCTAGTGGCAATGCTTTGATCGGTTCTAAATTTTGGAGATACAACAGCAATCGCTCAGGTTCATCATCGAATAGAGATAGCGGCACTTGGTAAGTATTCTCAAGGCGATCGCCTTTTAGTTCAGCAACTAGATCCGCAAGATGTTTGACTAAGTGCAAATGGCGACTAAAGCCTAAAATTAGAGCCTGTGCAATCTCTTCATAAATTTCGACAATAACGATAAAAGTATTGCTCGAATTATGATTATTCTCACCCTTTGAACTTTGTGGTTGCAAAATATTGGCAGGTATTTCCACCATGTCCCCCGATGATGGTGTTATTCCTAAAATATAAAGCGTAAAGCCATTCACCTCTAGATAATGAAGATTTCCTTGTCGATTAGTGATTTCTTCAGAATCGCGAACAGAATCAAGATTTGGTGAGCGCTCATGTAACCATTCACATATCGTCAAATAGGCGATCGCATCTAGATAAGTCTGCCATTGGTTATCAGC includes:
- a CDS encoding DUF1822 family protein, with the protein product MMTLNLLNTGGKTMLSEFETIPIDAIALSDEIMQQAISLSQKADNQWQTYLDAIAYLTICEWLHERSPNLDSVRDSEEITNRQGNLHYLEVNGFTLYILGITPSSGDMVEIPANILQPQSSKGENNHNSSNTFIVIVEIYEEIAQALILGFSRHLHLVKHLADLVAELKGDRLENTYQVPLSLFDDEPERLLLYLQNLEPIKALPLETVTESSVNITELILNTGLWLQEQLDDIAQNLAWHLLPTWQPSYGLGMRSLGLRSSEMELETIISELTHLNVQVPPSAKAAYQDFQLGDRHLRLYATVWADGNYFTNLEANPEWSLLLVLGCQVIGEIPYGVRMRVRDQQNVLIDRQLDKTSQDLYLYACVTGDRTETFSVSISLPSGVMLTLPAFAFHPNAL